GGGGAGGGGGGATCGCGAGCCTTCCCGACGATTCTGCGATCGGCTTATACCGAACGGGAACCAGACAGCAGGCCCCGCCCGGGGCCTAGCACCCGCGTCCTCGACGCTGACATCAAAGACCCTCTCGCCGACCCTGACGAGGTACTGGCGATGTCCCGACAGGGCCCTGGCCGAGAGCACCTGTTCCGTCAATATTGGGTCGGATGCCCCCTCTCCCCCACCCCTCTCCTCACCAACTCCTCCCCCTTCCCAAGGGCATCCCGAGCTCTCCTCTCGCCCAGGAGCGGCCCACCCGGGCGGACGGAGCGCTTCGCCTCTGGCTCCTTGAGGGGGGAGGGGCTCCTCTTTGAGTTCGCCCCTGAGGAAGCTCTTCGCCACCGATGGAAATAGCGCCAGCATGAGCAGCTCCTCTTCGTCCGTCACGCCCAGCTTCCTCCCCTCCTCCACCACAGCGGGCCACTCCGGTGGCAGGAGGTCTGCCGGCCGTCCAGCGATGGGCTCCTCGTCCCCAATGACCTTTTTCCGAATTCTTTCGTCAACAGGTGCTGGGGTCCGGCCGTAGCGCCCCTTCAGGTAATCCTTGACCTCATTCGAGACCACCCTGTACCTCTCGCCGCAGAGGACGTTGAATACTGCTTGTGTGCCCACGAGCTGGCTCGTCGGGGTGACCAGCGGCGGGTAGCCGAGCTCCGCCCTGACCCTTGGGGTCTCCCGGAGGACTTCGGCGAACTTGTCCATCGCGTTCTGCTCCTTCAGCTGCGAGATCAGATTTGAGAGCATTCCGCCTGGAATCTGGTAGACTAAGACGCTGGTGTCTACCCTCTCGGACACCGGGTCGATCAAGGCCCCGTATTTCTCCCGAATTCGGGCGAAGTATTCCCTGAGCTCATTAAGGAGGGAGAGATCCAGACCAGTGTCAGCTGGAGTGCCCTGGAGCGCTGCCACGACAGCCTCTGCCGCGGGTTGCGAGCTCCCGCCGCTCAGCGGGGATATCGCGGTGTCGAGGATGTCGCAGCCTGCCTCCGCCGCGGCCAAATAGCTCATCGGGGCCAGACCAGCGGTGCAGTGGCTGTGGAGGCAGAGGGGGAGGCCGACCTCCTTCTTCACAGCCCTGACCAGCTCCTTCGCCGCTGCCGGGGTGATCAGGCCGGCCATGTCCTTGATGCAGAGCGAGTCACACCCGAGCTCCGCCAGCCTCCGGAATGTCTGGACATAGTTCTCGACGGTGTGGACCGGGCTCAGGGTATAGCAAACCGCCCCTTGGACCTCCTTCCCTTCTCTCTTCGCCACCCGGATCGCAAGCTCCATGTTTCTCACGTCGTTCAAAGCATCAAACACTCGGAAAATATCAATGCCCAAACGGGCCGCGCGGGCGACGAAGCGCTCGACGATGTCGTCGGCGTAGTGCCTGTAGCCGACAAGATTCTGGCCCCTGAGAAGCATCTGGAGTCTCGAGCGCGGCAGGGCACTCCTCAGCATCTTGAGCCTCTCCCACGGGTTCTCGTTGAGGTATCGGAGGCAAACGTCGAAGGTCGCCCCGCCCCATACCTCTAGCGAATGAAAGCCGACCCTGTCCAATTTGTCACAGGCTGGAAGCATGTCGCGGGTTCTGAGCCTTGTGGCCAGGAGGGACTGGTGCGCATCGCGCAGGGTGGTGTCGGTGAGCCTCACCATGCTCCAGCCCCCGCATCCCCTTCTTTGCTGGTGGAACCCAGCCAGGAAGGCCTTGGGGTGACGGCCAGAGCCACGAGAGAAGCCCTGCCCTCCCTAAGTTCGACACTGAGACTTGCCCTTCCGAACCGGGGGGCTCTGGTGTCCTCTTCGAACGCGGTGATGGCGGCTATGAGGGCCGCGAGCTCTTTAGTTCCGGCTCGCGTAGCGCTTGGAAACCGTACGAACCGAGCTCCTTTACATAGCATTGGGAATACTTTAAACCGCACAATAATAAATAGATTGCCATTTCGCCGTTGTGATAGTTCGGCAAATGTCGAACTTTTTGGCCTTCAACTGGGGTTAATAAGGGTCGTCAGAAAATAAGCGGCCCCGGAAATAATGGCTGAGAGGGGTATTGTCAGTATCCAGGCCCACACGATGTTCCGAGTAACGCCCCACCTGACCGCTGAGAGTCTCCTGGTGCTCCCGACGCCGATGATCGCCCCCGTTATCGTGTGGGTCGTACTCACAGGAATTCCAGCGATGGAGCAACCGATTATCGTTGCGGCACCTGCGCTCTCCGCGACGCACCCGTGTATCGGCCTGAGCCTGGTGACCCTCATTCCCATCGTCCGAATCACCCTCCAGCCCCCTACCAGCGTCCCCAATGCTATCGCCGTGTGGGCCGATATGATCACCCAGAAGGGCACGAAAATGTCCCCCACTCCTTCCCTCCCTATGCTAGAGAAGTAGCCGGCGCCGTAGAGCAGGAAGATGATGATGCCCATCGTCTTCTGGGCGTCGTTGAGCCCATGGCTGAAAGAGAATGCGCTGGCCGAGATGAGCTGCAGCCGGCGGGACCAGCGGTTTATCCTCTCGAGGGAGCTGCGGCGCACGGCATTGAGCGCCAGGACCATGAAAACGAAGCCGAATATCATTCCGATGAGCGGGGATAGAACCATAAAGGCAACGACTTTCCAGAGCCCGCTCTGGACAACCCCCGAACCAGCGGATACGAGGCCCGCGCCCACCAGTCCCCCGACGAGGGCGTGGGAGACCGATATCGGCAGGCCGCCATAGGTCGCCAGGGCGGTCCACACGATCGCACCGAGCAGAGAGGCGAAGACGAGTCGAGTCGTGGCGATTTCTGGGCTGATGATTCCCTTCCCCATGGTGAGAGCGACCGACGTCGACACCGCGAATGCCGCGATGAAGTTGAAGAATGCAGCCATCGCCACGGCTTGCCCGGGCCTCAGGACCTTCGTGGACACGATCGTCGCAATAGAGTTGGCGGCATCGTTCATCCCGTTAAGAAAGTCAAATATGAGGGCCATTAGAATCAATACAACGACAAAGGGCGAGAGGGCTAGGAGCGCCTCCAGCTCGGTCATTCAATCACGCGTGCTTGACCATGATATCGCTGAGAACATTTGCGACATCCTCGCACTTGTCCGTCGCTACCTCAAGCATGTCGTAGATCTCCTTCTTTTTCATTATTGTCACCGGGTCGAGACTACAGCTGAAGAGGTCGCCCAGGGCGTCGAGGTGGATATCGTCGGCCTTGTTCTCGAGGCTGTGGATGGCCCGGGCGCGTTTCTCGAAGGTGTTCGAGGGCATGTGCCTTATGCATTTGAGAGCCCTTGTTAGCTCGTCGGTGGTCTGGGAGAGGTTTTCCGCGAACTGCTTTATCACCTCGTCCTTCGTGGGGTCGATACCGTATATCACCATCCGCCTGACCGAAGCGTTCACGAAGTCTAGAATGTCATCCATGTGCGAAGTCAGGGCCGCGATGTCCTCCCTGTCTATGGGAGTGATGAAGGTCTGGTTCAGAGCGCGGTATATTTCGTGCACCTTGTCGTCGCCCCTGTGCTCCACTACCTTCAACTTCTTCTGGTAATGGACCGCACCCCGAACCTCCGAGTCACTCACCATCTCCTTCAGTATTGCTATCCCCTCCCTCACTATGGCGAGCTGTTCCTCGAGGAGGTCGAAGAAGCGCCTCTCCTGCGGTATCAGCCACGCTGTGATTCCCATATTTATTGGAGACGGAAAATTAGCAATATAAATAAATAGATAAGCACTAAAATATATAGTGATTATAGATATTCTATATTATTCTATTTCTTCTTTACTACACTCAGCCTGTGAAGCTCCCAATGCCGGCGGGAGGTGGGGGCCGCTCCGCTACCTTGAGCTAGGTACGTTGCTTCCACTCACGCGATAGTCCGCCCGGAGAGCTGAGCGGGGGGAGCCGACCTCCCCGCAGTGCTCGTCCCGTGGGCCTCAGAAGACTTCTGTGTAGACCTCGAAAAACGCTTGCGGGTGGGCGCAGGACGGGCACTCCTTCGGGGCTTCTGTGCCCTCATGGATATAGCCGCAGTTGCGGCAGCGCCACTTCACTGGTTTGGCGCGCTTGAAGACCTGCCCCTTTTCCAGATTCTCGAGCAGCAGCAGGTAGCGCCTCTCGTGCCCCTGCTCCGCCACGGACACGCTCCTGAACACGGCCGCGATCTGGGGGAAGCCCTCCTTTTCAGCGGTCTTGGCGAACTCGGGATAGAGCTTCGTGTACTCCATATTCTCCCCGGCCGCCGCGGCTTTGAGGTTCGCCTTCGTGTCCCCGATGACGCCGGCGGGGAATGAGGCGCTGACCATCGCCTCCCCGCCCTCAAGGAACTTGAAGAACCTCTTGGCGTGCTCCTTCTCGTTGTCCGCGGTATCGGAGAATATCGCGGCTATCTGCTCGTAGCCCTCCTTCCTCGCCTGCGAGGCGAAGTAGGTGTAGCGGTTCCTCGCC
The sequence above is a segment of the Thermoplasmata archaeon genome. Coding sequences within it:
- a CDS encoding DUF47 family protein, with protein sequence MGITAWLIPQERRFFDLLEEQLAIVREGIAILKEMVSDSEVRGAVHYQKKLKVVEHRGDDKVHEIYRALNQTFITPIDREDIAALTSHMDDILDFVNASVRRMVIYGIDPTKDEVIKQFAENLSQTTDELTRALKCIRHMPSNTFEKRARAIHSLENKADDIHLDALGDLFSCSLDPVTIMKKKEIYDMLEVATDKCEDVANVLSDIMVKHA
- a CDS encoding pyruvate/oxaloacetate carboxyltransferase, with amino-acid sequence MVRLTDTTLRDAHQSLLATRLRTRDMLPACDKLDRVGFHSLEVWGGATFDVCLRYLNENPWERLKMLRSALPRSRLQMLLRGQNLVGYRHYADDIVERFVARAARLGIDIFRVFDALNDVRNMELAIRVAKREGKEVQGAVCYTLSPVHTVENYVQTFRRLAELGCDSLCIKDMAGLITPAAAKELVRAVKKEVGLPLCLHSHCTAGLAPMSYLAAAEAGCDILDTAISPLSGGSSQPAAEAVVAALQGTPADTGLDLSLLNELREYFARIREKYGALIDPVSERVDTSVLVYQIPGGMLSNLISQLKEQNAMDKFAEVLRETPRVRAELGYPPLVTPTSQLVGTQAVFNVLCGERYRVVSNEVKDYLKGRYGRTPAPVDERIRKKVIGDEEPIAGRPADLLPPEWPAVVEEGRKLGVTDEEELLMLALFPSVAKSFLRGELKEEPLPPQGARGEALRPPGWAAPGREESSGCPWEGGGVGEERGGGEGASDPILTEQVLSARALSGHRQYLVRVGERVFDVSVEDAGARPRAGPAVWFPFGISRSQNRREGSRSPLPTSRPRSGPTARRLGLSPTRSLDSTPTPSPPQRPGAPQISHHPAITSAGATTAPEKSITAPMQGLLTRVLCSVGESVRAGQCVAVLEAMKMENEIQAPTAGVVKEIRVKPGTQVSAGETIILLE
- a CDS encoding rubrerythrin family protein, which codes for MQKLKGTKTEQNLLTAFAGESQARNRYTYFASQARKEGYEQIAAIFSDTADNEKEHAKRFFKFLEGGEAMVSASFPAGVIGDTKANLKAAAAGENMEYTKLYPEFAKTAEKEGFPQIAAVFRSVSVAEQGHERRYLLLLENLEKGQVFKRAKPVKWRCRNCGYIHEGTEAPKECPSCAHPQAFFEVYTEVF
- a CDS encoding inorganic phosphate transporter gives rise to the protein MTELEALLALSPFVVVLILMALIFDFLNGMNDAANSIATIVSTKVLRPGQAVAMAAFFNFIAAFAVSTSVALTMGKGIISPEIATTRLVFASLLGAIVWTALATYGGLPISVSHALVGGLVGAGLVSAGSGVVQSGLWKVVAFMVLSPLIGMIFGFVFMVLALNAVRRSSLERINRWSRRLQLISASAFSFSHGLNDAQKTMGIIIFLLYGAGYFSSIGREGVGDIFVPFWVIISAHTAIALGTLVGGWRVIRTMGMRVTRLRPIHGCVAESAGAATIIGCSIAGIPVSTTHTITGAIIGVGSTRRLSAVRWGVTRNIVWAWILTIPLSAIISGAAYFLTTLINPS